One window of Brevibacterium pigmentatum genomic DNA carries:
- a CDS encoding enoyl-CoA hydratase: MSTSVLTEVSGDVTTVTINRPESLNALNESTFQAIGTAVTEAAANSRALILTGNERSFSSGADLQGGLERQDGIDLDGANRIIASILDLPIPTIAAVSGPAAGIGCSLALACDYLVMSEKSYLMLPFTKIGLMPDGGSTALVAASAGRHRALRMALTGEKLQAADALDWGLASEVVPAGSHLARAEEVAAVFAQGPTRALTASKRAINRASLAEIDSSFGREVEGQDALRASKDFAEGVAAFLEKRAPGFTGE, encoded by the coding sequence TTGTCCACCAGTGTTCTCACCGAAGTCAGCGGCGATGTCACGACCGTGACCATCAATCGTCCGGAGAGCCTCAACGCGCTCAACGAGTCGACGTTCCAGGCCATCGGCACGGCCGTCACCGAGGCGGCAGCGAACTCCCGAGCCCTCATCCTCACCGGCAATGAGCGGTCCTTCAGCTCCGGGGCGGATCTGCAGGGAGGGCTGGAACGACAAGACGGCATCGACCTCGACGGTGCGAATAGGATCATCGCCTCGATCCTCGACCTGCCTATCCCCACGATCGCGGCAGTGTCCGGACCGGCCGCCGGCATCGGCTGTTCGCTCGCGTTGGCCTGCGACTATCTGGTGATGAGCGAGAAGTCCTATCTCATGCTTCCCTTCACGAAGATCGGTCTCATGCCCGACGGAGGCTCGACTGCGCTGGTCGCAGCCTCGGCGGGGCGTCACCGGGCCCTGCGCATGGCGCTGACGGGAGAGAAGCTGCAGGCCGCCGATGCTCTCGACTGGGGGCTGGCCAGCGAAGTCGTACCGGCCGGAAGCCACCTGGCACGGGCCGAGGAAGTCGCCGCGGTCTTCGCGCAGGGTCCGACTCGAGCCCTGACCGCCTCGAAGCGAGCGATCAATCGGGCCAGCCTGGCTGAAATCGACTCGTCCTTCGGCCGCGAGGTCGAAGGCCAGGATGCGCTGCGCGCGAGCAAGGACTTCGCCGAGGGAGTCGCGGCCTTCCTCGAGAAGAGGGCACCCGGCTTCACCGGGGAATGA
- a CDS encoding GNAT family N-acetyltransferase, giving the protein MGQAPDYVLDRPSTDDRDQFFTIDSDPRVWTHLPSGRLTDEEEAEAILVRLASQWELDGIGPWMVRRVPGGEILGYCGCSLRGVAGPGASRRTPGAFWNLGYRFRPEAQGQGLATAVSRDAIAAAGAVDPALPVVAYLLEANAASAVVARRLGLELVHRAPDAGNPDPTAVRLVFADRDLTAAQLEATLA; this is encoded by the coding sequence ATGGGGCAGGCGCCCGATTACGTGCTCGACCGGCCCAGCACGGACGACCGTGATCAGTTCTTCACCATCGACTCCGACCCGCGAGTCTGGACGCACCTGCCCAGCGGACGCCTGACCGATGAGGAAGAGGCCGAAGCGATCCTCGTCCGATTGGCCTCGCAGTGGGAGCTCGACGGAATCGGGCCGTGGATGGTCAGACGGGTTCCGGGTGGGGAGATCCTCGGCTATTGCGGCTGCTCGCTGCGCGGAGTCGCAGGCCCCGGCGCCTCCCGCCGCACACCCGGAGCGTTCTGGAACCTCGGCTACCGGTTCCGACCCGAAGCACAGGGCCAGGGGCTGGCTACCGCGGTCTCGCGAGATGCGATCGCAGCCGCGGGTGCCGTGGACCCCGCACTGCCGGTGGTGGCGTATCTGCTCGAGGCCAACGCCGCCTCGGCCGTGGTCGCCCGCAGGCTCGGACTCGAGCTCGTCCACCGGGCACCCGATGCCGGCAACCCCGACCCGACTGCCGTGCGACTGGTCTTCGCCGATCGGGACCTCACCGCCGCCCAGCTCGAGGCAACGTTGGCCTGA
- a CDS encoding trans-sulfuration enzyme family protein, translating to MTQPEPSTSSAASSEPADSSDFAPDTLVVETGRPQRADGAAVNPPIDLSSTFVSVGDITASPYAYARFDTPTWTPFEEALGQLEHASLPGLVFGSGLAAISAVVSLVPAGGTLIIPTHSYQGALASAEQIAGRQNFDIVTVDISDTEAVISALDEAGRARPGQAAADGAAASASAGEAGSPGMLWIESPTNPMLEVADVPALTTAAKDRGFLVSVDNTFATPLLQTPLDLGADIVVHSVTKYLAGHSDVVLGAVVTGSTTLREDLHTERSMRGGIAGPFEVWLALRGLRTLAVRLDRAQANAHAIAERLAAHPTVVETRYPGLPGDPGHARAAAQMNGFGAIISFTVDSAEKATAIAEAVRLWTPATSLGGVESLIERRRRHPAEPATVPEGLIRLSVGIENLEDLWADLEAALA from the coding sequence ATGACACAGCCTGAGCCCTCCACCTCATCCGCCGCTTCGTCCGAGCCCGCCGATTCGTCCGATTTCGCCCCGGACACTCTCGTCGTCGAAACCGGACGCCCGCAGCGCGCCGACGGTGCCGCGGTGAACCCGCCGATCGATCTGTCCTCGACCTTCGTCAGCGTCGGCGACATCACCGCCTCGCCCTATGCCTACGCCCGCTTCGACACCCCCACATGGACGCCGTTCGAAGAGGCGCTCGGTCAGCTCGAACATGCGAGCCTGCCCGGGCTGGTCTTCGGCTCCGGCCTGGCAGCGATCTCGGCGGTGGTCAGCCTCGTGCCCGCCGGCGGCACGCTGATCATCCCGACCCACAGCTACCAGGGGGCGCTCGCCTCCGCGGAGCAGATCGCAGGGCGTCAGAACTTCGACATCGTTACCGTCGACATCTCCGACACCGAGGCGGTCATCTCCGCCCTCGACGAAGCGGGCCGCGCGAGGCCGGGTCAGGCGGCAGCGGACGGGGCGGCCGCCTCGGCGAGTGCCGGCGAAGCCGGATCCCCGGGAATGCTGTGGATCGAATCGCCGACGAACCCGATGCTCGAGGTCGCCGACGTTCCCGCGCTGACCACCGCCGCCAAGGATCGCGGATTCCTCGTCTCCGTCGACAACACCTTCGCCACCCCGCTGCTGCAGACGCCGCTCGACCTGGGCGCCGACATCGTCGTGCACTCGGTGACGAAATACCTGGCCGGGCACTCCGACGTCGTCCTCGGCGCGGTCGTCACCGGCAGCACCACACTGCGCGAGGACCTGCATACGGAACGATCCATGCGCGGGGGCATCGCCGGACCCTTCGAGGTCTGGCTGGCCCTGCGTGGACTGCGCACCCTGGCCGTGCGCCTCGACCGCGCGCAGGCCAACGCACACGCCATCGCCGAACGCCTGGCCGCCCACCCCACCGTCGTCGAAACCCGCTACCCGGGTCTGCCGGGTGATCCCGGCCATGCTCGTGCAGCGGCGCAGATGAACGGGTTCGGAGCGATCATCTCCTTCACCGTCGACTCCGCGGAGAAGGCCACCGCCATCGCCGAGGCGGTCCGACTGTGGACACCGGCGACGTCCCTGGGCGGGGTGGAATCCCTCATCGAACGTCGCCGCCGGCACCCCGCGGAACCGGCGACCGTGCCCGAGGGGCTCATCCGTCTGAGCGTGGGCATCGAGAACCTCGAGGACCTGTGGGCCGACCTCGAGGCGGCCCTGGCCTGA